GAGGGACTAAGGCACAGCTGTCCTTCCTGGGCGATAACCTTCGAGTGGGGAAGAGATGTTAGTAGGGTCTGATCAAGCTTGACAGTGATGTACTCAATTTATGATTCTAGTCGATAGGGAAGCTACTTTCCTGCATAGCAAGGGATAGCAGGCAAAAGAACTGTCCCTGGGGCCAGGCTGCCTGTGTTGTGTGTTTTGGGGTTCTCTGGGCTGCAGGTCTATCTGTGGAGAAATGGAGATCCTACTGTGTGTCCATAGGATCGTGTGAGGACGATGATGGCATGGAGTGCGTAGGAGACTGCGTGTGCCGTGCACCACGTGACCATTGCTCCGTGGGATCAGTGCTGCTCGTAAGCAACCAAACCAGGCGCTGTGAGGTTATGAAATTGGTGTTATTCCTTCCTTTAACAGATGCCTTCGCGAGGAAACTGGAGTCCAGAAGAGTTGCAGAGTGAGTAATGCCCAGACCTGGACCTAGAAGCTGAATCGTGTTCTCCTACTCCCAGTTCTGACGAGAAATCAGAGAATTCACACAAGGCACCCTAAAGCCAGGGCACTGTCTTAGACTCCTCAGGACCCtggagaagggagacagaggatTTAGAATTGCcctcaaaagggaagaaaagcatgGAGAACTagaaaaagggggagaaaggtgCCACAGACCACTCTGAAGGTGGAGCACTGCATGTGAGGATCCGTCCCTCGCCAGTGGGCCACTTCCCTTCACCAGGGCTGACTGACCCTGGGTCTACCTCCTGACAGAAACTGGACACGAGCTTCTGAGTTCAGAGCTGCCTGGCTTGGCGCCACTACAGAAGAGCCCTGTTTGGAAGGCTGCGATAAAGGCCTGCCCTACAGACTCCAGTGCAAGGCCCCCAAGGAAATCCATCGGGAAGCCTAGGCCTGGGCTTTACCACCCAGGGCTGAGGAGTAGGATGGGGGATGGGCCCGTAACAGAAAGAGCCCTGGGTGTCCTCTTTCGGCCCCATGGAGTCCTCATCCATCCCCCAGTCATCAGGAAACGCATCCACGTTGGGAAGAGCCCTTCAAACACCAGGTCCCTCTACTGCCAGCGGGGTCCCCGAGTTGGGACTGCAGGACGTGGCTTCAGAATCCGTGGCCCTCTTCTTCATGCTCCTGTTGGACCTTACTGCTGTGGCCGGCAACGCTGCCGTGATGGCTGTTATTGCCAAGACACCTGCCCTCCGAAAATTTGTTTTCGTCTTCCATCTCTGTCTGGTGGACCTACTGGCTGCTCTGACCCTCATGCCCCTGGCCATGCTCTCCAGCTCCGCTCTCTTTGACCACGCCCTCTTCGGGGAGGTGGCCTGCCGCCTCTACTTGTTCCTGAGCGTTTGCTTTGTCAGCCTGGCCATCCTTTCGGTGTCTGCCATTAACGTGGAGCGCTACTACTATGTGGTCCACCCCATGCGCTACGAGGTACGCATGACACTGGGGCTGGTGGCCTCCGTGCTAGTGGGCGTGTGGATAAAGGCCCTGGCCATGGCTTCTGTGCCAGTGTTGGGCAGGGTCTCCTGGGAGGAAGGCGCTCCCAGTGTTAACCCAGGCTGTTCTCTCCAATGGAACCATAGTGTCTACTGCCAGCTTTTTGTGGTGGTCTTTGCTGTTCTTTACTTCTTGCTGCCCTTGATCCTGATCTTTGTGGTTTACTGCAGCATGTTCCGAGTGGCTCGTGTGGCGGCCATGCAACACGGGCCGCTGCCCACGTGGATGGAGACACCCCGGCAACGCTCTGAGTCTCTTAGTAGCCGCTCTACTATGGTCACCAGCTCCGGGGCTCACCAGACCACTCCACACCGGACGTTTGGGGGTGGAAAGGCAGCAGTGGTCCTCCTGGCTGTAGGAGGCCAGTTCCTGCTCTGTTGGTTACCCTacttctctttccatctttacgtggcccTGAGCGCTCAGCCCATTTCGACAGGACAGGTGGAGAACGTGGTGACTTGGATCGGCTACTTTTGCTTCACTTCCAACCCTTTTTTCTATGGATGTCTCAACCGTCAGATCCGGGGTGAGCTTAGCAAACAGTTTGTCTGCTTCTTCAAGGCAGCTCCAGAGGAGGAGCTGAGGCTGCCTAGTCGGGAGGGCTCTATTGAGGAGAATTTCCTGCAGTTCCTCCAGGGGACCTCGGAGAACTGGGTTTCCAGGCCCCTACCCAGCCCTAAGCGGGAGCCACCACCTGCTGTTGACTTTCGAATCCCAGGCCAGATTGCTGAGGAGACCTCGGAGTTCCTGGAGCAGCAACTTACCAGCGACATCATCATGTCAGACAGCTACCTCCGTCCCGCCCCCTCACAAAAGCTGGAGTCCTGATGGACACTTGGAGGGAAATAAGGCTTGGGGCTGGTTTACGATCTTAAGGACTGCCTTTTCCAGCTGGCTGGGGTTTGGGCTGGGGTCTCTGGACTTAGCTTTTGCTTGGTGTTTTCTGGGACCAGAGTCGACAGGATGGACATGTGGCAAAAGCCTTGGACTTGGCTGTGCTCTTTGACTATTGGGGGAGGGAACCTGGGTTTGGTGAGACGATGATGAGAGAAAAGGGTCACAAAGGTGAGGCGACACCTTTCTACCAGTGAACTTCTCATGCCTCAGGAGACAGGGAAACTTCCTAAGGGCAGGTGTTGGAGCAGCTGGCTAGGAGCTGGGGACCACTGAGGTTTACTTCTCTCTGGTGTAATAGTTCAGGGTAATACTTGCACTAAAACAAGGGAAGGGAGTGGCCCACATCTTCTCACTTACTAggctaaaaaaaagaaaaaaaactgtatcCAAGTGTCACCATGAGTTAACAGAttcctttttaaagttaaatGTCTAAGATTTCTCTTAAAGTGAGCAGACCAGTAGGGTGAACTCTTTTCTGGATTTTGCCAACAGTGCAAGAAAAAATTGCAGTAAGGGTAGTGGGGGAGAAGACAGGAAAACTCTCTGCag
The nucleotide sequence above comes from Microtus pennsylvanicus isolate mMicPen1 chromosome 7, mMicPen1.hap1, whole genome shotgun sequence. Encoded proteins:
- the Gpr61 gene encoding G-protein coupled receptor 61, which produces MESSSIPQSSGNASTLGRALQTPGPSTASGVPELGLQDVASESVALFFMLLLDLTAVAGNAAVMAVIAKTPALRKFVFVFHLCLVDLLAALTLMPLAMLSSSALFDHALFGEVACRLYLFLSVCFVSLAILSVSAINVERYYYVVHPMRYEVRMTLGLVASVLVGVWIKALAMASVPVLGRVSWEEGAPSVNPGCSLQWNHSVYCQLFVVVFAVLYFLLPLILIFVVYCSMFRVARVAAMQHGPLPTWMETPRQRSESLSSRSTMVTSSGAHQTTPHRTFGGGKAAVVLLAVGGQFLLCWLPYFSFHLYVALSAQPISTGQVENVVTWIGYFCFTSNPFFYGCLNRQIRGELSKQFVCFFKAAPEEELRLPSREGSIEENFLQFLQGTSENWVSRPLPSPKREPPPAVDFRIPGQIAEETSEFLEQQLTSDIIMSDSYLRPAPSQKLES